From Pseudorasbora parva isolate DD20220531a chromosome 25, ASM2467924v1, whole genome shotgun sequence, one genomic window encodes:
- the pdia3 gene encoding protein disulfide-isomerase A3 — MMLAVLFVAAFAAAARASDVLEFTDDDFDSKIGDHSLILVEFFAPWCGHCKRLAPEYEAAATRLKGIAPLAKVDCTSSSNVCSKYGVSGYPTLKIFRDGEDAGGYDGPRTADGIVSHLKKQAGPASVELKSQAEFEKFIGDRDASVVGFFADGGSSAQGEFLKAASTFRESYRFAHTNVEDLLKKHDVDGEGILLFRPPHLSNKFEDSTVKFTEEKFSSAKIKKFIQDNIFGICPHMTDDNKDQLKGKDLLVAYYDVDYEKNPKGSNYWRNRVMKVAKSFLDQGKTLSFAVASKNSFSHDVSELGLDGSSGELPLVGIRTAKGDKYVMKDEFSRDGKALEKFLQDYFDGKLKRYLKSEPIPENNDGPVKVLVAENFDSIVNDDSKDVLIEFYAPWCGHCKSLEPKYKELGEKLSNSPNIVIAKMDATANDVPSPYEVRGFPTIYFSPAGQKQNPKKYEGGREVSDFISYLKREAANTVVVQEDDKKTKKKKSEL; from the exons ATGATGCTGGCTGTGCTATTTGTCGCTGCTTTTGCAGCGGCCGCGCGCGCGAGTGATGTGCTTGAGTTCACAGATGACGATTTTGACAGCAAAATCGGAGACCACAGCCTCATTCTGGTGGAATTCTTCGCACCCTG GTGTGGCCATTGCAAACGTCTTGCCCCTGAGTATGAGGCAGCCGCCACTCGACTAAAAGGCATTGCCCCACTTGCTAAG GTGGACTGTACCTCCAGTTCCAATGTGTGCAGCAAATATGGTGTGAGTGGGTACCCAACCCTGAAGATTTTCAGAGACGGAGAGGATGCCGGGGGCTATGATGGTCCCAGGACAGCAg ATGGAATTGTTAGCCACCTGAAGAAACAGGCCGGCCCAGCCTCGGTGGAGCTCAAGAGTCAGGCTGAGTTCGAGAAGTTCATCGGGGACCGTGATGCCAGTGTTGTGG GCTTCTTCGCTGATGGAGGAAGTAGTGCTCAGGGAGAGTTCCTGAAGGCGGCCAGTACTTTCAGAGAGTCCTACCGTTTCGCCCACACTAACGTTGAGGACTTATTGAAGAAACATGATGTTGACGGAGA GGGAATTCTTTTGTTCCGGCCACCTCATCTCAGCAACAAATTTGAAGACAGCACTGTGAAGTTCACTGAGGAGAAGTTCTCAAGTGCAAAGATCAAGAAGTTCATTCAGGACAACAT CTTTGGCATCTGTCCCCACATGACCGATGACAACAAAGACCAGCTTAAAGGCAAGGACCTGTTGGTGGCCTACTATGATGTGGATTATGAGAAGAACCCCAAGGGTTCCAACTACTGGAGGAACAG AGTAATGAAGGTGGCCAAGAGCTTCCTGGATCAGGGGAAGACGCTCAGCTTCGCTGTGGCCAGTAAGAACAGCTTCAGTCATGACGTGTCTGAGCTGGGTCTGGACGGCAGCAGTGGAGAGCTGCCTCTCGTTGGCATCCGTACTGCCAAGGGAGATAAATACGTCATGAAGGACGAGTTCTC TCGTGATGGAAAGGCCTTGGAGAAGTTCCTGCAAGATTATTTTGATGGAAAACTGAAGCGTTACCTCAAATCTGAGCCTATTCCTGAGAACAACGATGGGCCCGTGAAG GTTCTTGTGGCGGAGAACTTTGACTCAattgtaaatgatgacagcaagGACGTTCTCATCGAGTTTTACGCCCCCTGGTGTGGACACTGCAAGAGCCTGGAGCCTAAATACAAAGAACTAGGAGAGAAG CTTTCCAACAGTCCAAACATAGTCATCGCAAAGATGGATGCCACCGCGAACGACGTCCCCTCTCCATATGAAGTTAGGGG ATTCCCCACCATCTATTTCTCCCCTGCTGGTCAGAAGCAGAATCCAAAGAAATATGAG GGAGGTCGTGAAGTCAGCGACTTCATTTCCTACCTGAAGAGGGAGGCTGCAAACACTGTGGTGGTTCAAGAGGACGACAAGAAGACAAAGAAGAAGAAGTCCGAGTTATAA